The proteins below come from a single Papaver somniferum cultivar HN1 chromosome 11, ASM357369v1, whole genome shotgun sequence genomic window:
- the LOC113324009 gene encoding dehydration-responsive element-binding protein 1D-like, protein MNSEQSSEYSNSPSSSSSADSISDIEELIQSPISAPELLSHKKRAGRKIFKETRHPIYRGVRLRKNDKWVCELREPNSKSRIWLGAHSTPEMAARAYDVAALALRGNLAPLNFEDSLWVLTRAKSSSPRDIQIAAAEAARAFPLPTYSKSSSIRKKSSQSVTSKASRPVEVAEIFTDISFRPDAFFDEEALYYMPEIIASMAEGMPLDPPPLDFHYLDTVDSNLWSA, encoded by the exons ATGAATTCTGAACAGTCGTCTGAGTATTCGAATTCACCTTCATCATCGTCAAGCGCAGACTCCATTTCAGACATAGAAGAATTGATCCAGAGTCCCATATCTGCACCAGAGTTGTTGTCACATAAGAAAAGGGCAGGGAGAAAGATATTTAAAGAAACTAGACATCCAATTTATAGAGGAGTAAGATTGAGGAAAAACGATAAATGGGTATGTGaa cttagagaACCCAATAGCAAATCAAGAATATGGCTTGGAGCTCATTCAACTCCTGAAATGGCAGCTAGAGCTTATGATGTTGCTGCATTAGCTCTTAGAGGGAATTTGGCTCCATTAAATTTCGAAGATTCTCTATGGGTGTTAACTCGGGCTAAGTCATCGTCCCCTAGAGATATTCAAATTGCTGCTGCCGAAGCCGCTCGTGCTTTTCCACTCCCCACTTATTCAAAATCATCATCGATTAGAAAGAAATCATCACAATCTGTCACCTCTAAGGCATCCAGACCGGTTGAAGTTGCAGAGATATTTACCGATATATCTTTTAGGCCGGATGCATTTTTCGATGAAGAAGCATTGTATTATATGCCAGAAATAATTGCCAGCATGGCTGAAGGGATGCCACTTGATCCACCACCACTAGATTTTCACTATCTCGACACCGTGGACAGCAATTTGTGGAGTGCCTAG